From Nicotiana tabacum cultivar K326 chromosome 20, ASM71507v2, whole genome shotgun sequence, one genomic window encodes:
- the LOC107809392 gene encoding uncharacterized protein LOC107809392, producing MIYILKRHFQTEIKTVSFFLNMYVTRPLCYYQKNPDALSLSPEGPNSGYLVIQDEDSETYCCFGLCKSYDVRDLPFPQNKKLTVRYQRTDAMNSRTHSDDQNMRIQRDDVMFIPVLNKPLSSNHYYAIKPHGKRKGQAFTCSKEEEKQTCCFCRCVRDVKPKPLDPDEVYQQFQICPYDTGCSAKGNFFAKSLAPDGFPPHFLRRKGWHLCAKTPKNYELNDDALGLNAELRQQLPELNFAPSCKSSEVVVIGKWYCPFMFIKDGIVLLKEQMKRSMFYEMTLEQKWEQFFTCQNDYINEGNSVLVDVALDTEVVLIAGTKATWDDKNVVERVIWFRSYDKDGKEVTSVGLREEIVERMKWEQERGGWQKQGGIKQVEQYRENSSGWRRFSCYVLIERFVLRRMDRSLVMTYDFKHTNKVKGLWE from the exons ATGATATACATCCTCAAAAGACATTTCCAGACAGAAATTAAAACAGTTAGTTTTTTCCTAAATATGTATGTAACAAGGCCTCTTTGTTACTACCAAAAGAATCCAGATGCTCTTTCATTATCTCCTGAAGGTCCAAATTCAGGTTACTTAGTGATTCAAGATGAGGATTCTGAAACTTATTGCTGTTTTGGACTTTGTAAAAGTTATGATGTCAGGGACCTGCCTTTCCCTCAGAACAAGAAGCTGACTGTTCGATACCAAAGGACCGATGCAATGAACTCTCGTACTCATAGTGATGATCAAAACATGAGAATTCAAAGGGATGATGTAATGTTCATTCCAGTTCTTAATAAGCCATTGTCTTCTAATCATTATTATGCTATCAAGCCTCATGGAAAGCGCAAGGG ACAAGCATTTACTTGTTCAAAGGAGGAAGAAAAGCAAACATGCTGTTTCTGCAGATGTGTACGAGACGTTAAACCGAAGCCATTAGATCCAGATGAGGTATATCAGCAGTTTCAGATTTGTCCATATGATACAGGTTGCAGTGCCAAAGGAAACTTTTTCGCTAAGTCTCTTGCACCAGATGGTTTCCCACCGCACTTTCTAAGGAGAAAAGGATGGCATCTTTGTGCTAAAACTCCTAAAAATTATGAATTAAATGATGATGCATTAGGCCTCAATGCTGAGTTGAGGCAGCAACTTCCAGAGTTGAATTTCGCACCATCTTGTAAAAGTTCAGAAGTTGTTGTTATAGGGAAATGGTATTGTCCTTTCATGTTTATTAAAGATGGAATAGTATTACTTAAAGAACAGATGAAGAGATCAATGTTCTATGAAATGACACTTGAGCAGAAATGGGAGCAGTTTTTCACTTGTCAAAATGATTACATTAATGAAGGGAATTCAGTACTTGTTGATGTTGCACTTGACACTGAAGTTGTCCTAATTGCTGGAACTAAAGCAACATGGGATGATAAAAATGTCGTCGAACGAGTAATATGGTTTAGAAGCTATGATAAAGATGGAAAAGAAGTAACAAGTGTGGGATTGAGAGAAGAAATAGTTGAAAGAATGAAGTGGGAACAAGAAAGAGGTGGATGGCAAAAACAAGGGGGGATTAAACAAGTTGAGCAGTACAGAGAAAATAGTAGTGGATGGAGAAGATTCAGTTGCTATGTGTTGATTGAGAGGTTTGTGTTGAGGAGAATGGATAGAAGTCTAGTAATGACTTATGATTTCAAGCACACTAATAAAGTTAAGGGTTTATGGGAATGA
- the LOC107809393 gene encoding putative L-cysteine desulfhydrase, chloroplastic, producing MFSSPKLRHENGPTTTSKPESKPITGTEIEAEFSHHDLTVARINNGSFGSCPLSIISAQQQWQLQFLKQPDYFYFNTFKPSMLKSRILIQSLVNTEDVDEISIVDNATTAAAIVLQHVTWSFFTSNFQPGDAAVMLHYAYGSVKKSVQAYVARAGGKVIEVQLPFPLLSNEEIITEFDKALKMGKINGGKIRLAVIDHITSMPSVVIPVKELVKMCRDEGVDIIFVDGAHAIGNVEVDVGDIGADFYTSNLHKWFFSPPSAAFLYCKKSDKVLDLHHPVVSIEYGNGLPIESAWIGTRDYSAQLVIPEVLEFVNRFEGGIEGIRRRNHDKVVEMAEMLVKAWGTKLGTPPEMCSSMAMVGMPACLGISSDSDALKLRTHLRVLFKVEVPIYYRAALEEEVNPITGYARISHQVYNTIEDYYRFRDAIIKLANDGFKLGRGDQAGHGAASNFRGHDP from the coding sequence ATGTTTTCCTCCCCTAAACTCCGCCATGAAAATGGCCCAACAACCACCTCAAAACCCGAATCTAAACCCATAACCGGAACCGAAATTGAGGCAGAGTTCTCACACCACGACCTCACCGTAGCCCGAATCAACAATGGCAGCTTCGGATCATGCCCGTTATCAATAATCTCTGCCCAACAACAATGGCAACTCCAATTCCTTAAACAACCCGATTACTTCTACTTCAACACCTTCAAACCCTCCATGCTTAAATCTCGTATCTTAATCCAATCCTTAGTCAACACCGAAGATGTCGACGAAATCTCCATCGTCGATAACGCCACCACTGCCGCCGCAATCGTCCTCCAACATGTCACTTGGTCTTTCTTTACTTCCAATTTTCAACCCGGTGATGCCGCCGTTATGCTCCATTACGCTTATGGTTCCGTTAAAAAATCCGTTCAGGCGTATGTTGCACGCGCCGGCGGCAAGGTAATTGAGGTCCAGTTACCTTTTCCGTTATTGTCGAATGAAGAAATTATTACTGAATTTGATAAAGCTCTTAAAATGGGGAAAATAAATGGAGGGAAAATTAGGTTAGCTGTAATTGATCATATTACTTCTATGCCTAGTGTTGTTATACCTGTTAAggaacttgttaagatgtgtagAGATGAAGGCGttgatattatttttgttgatggTGCTCATGCTATTGGAAATGTTGAAGTTGATGTAGGTGATATTGGAGCTGATTTTTATACTAGTAATTTGCATAAATGGTTTTTTTCTCCGCCTTCCGCGGCATTTTTGTATTGTAAGAAATCGGATAAGGTATTGGATTTGCATCATCCTGTGGTATCAATTGAGTATGGGAACGGGTTGCCAATTGAGAGTGCTTGGATAGGGACGAGGGATTATAGTGCACAATTGGTTATTCCGGAGGTACTGGAGTTTGTGAACAGGTTCGAAGGCGGGATTGAGGGGATAAGGAGAAGGAATCATGATAAGGTTGTTGAAATGGCGGAGATGTTGGTGAAGGCGTGGGGGACGAAATTGGGGACGCCACCAGAAATGTGTTCGAGTATGGCCATGGTGGGAATGCCTGCCTGTTTAGGGATTTCTAGTGATTCGGATGCTTTAAAGTTGAGGACTCATTTGAGGGTTTTGTTCAAGGTTGAGGTTCCGATATATTACAGAGCGGCATTGGAAGAGGAGGTAAATCCGATAACAGGTTATGCTAGGATCTCCCATCAAGTTTACAATACCATCGAGGATTATTATAGGTTTCGAGATGCCATTATCAAGCTTGCGAACGATGGTTTCAAattggggcgaggtgatcaggcaggacatggagCGGCTTcaaatttccgaggacatgacccttga